In the Nitrosopumilus cobalaminigenes genome, ATATCTAGAGAATTTTTCTAAGTCATTTTCGCAAAAGACTATTAAGATGTATTTGTAGATTCATCCTATTGGCTACAGTAAATATTGAAACCAATTTAGGAAAAATTTCATTTAATCTTCTACCTGAATTAGCTCCAGAGACTGTAAGAAATTTTGAAAAATTAGCAAAAGATGGATTTTATGATGGAACTCTTTTCCACAGAGTCATTCCTGGATTTATGATTCAAGGTGGGGATCCAAATACAAAAACTGACAATAAAGGTTCATGGGGAATGGGTGGACCAGGATATAATATCAAAGCTGAGTTTAATTCCAGATCTCATCTTAGAGGCATAGTTTCTATGGCTAGATCACAGGATCCAGATAGTGCAGGTTCACAATTTTTCATTGTTACCTCAGATAGTGCATTTTTAGATAGACAATATACAGTATTTGGTGAAGTTACAGAAGGAATGGATGTTGCAGATAAGATTGTAAATCTTGACAGAGATGGCAATGACTGTCCATTAGAAAAAACACAAATGATTCGTGTAACTGTGGAATAAATGAACTCAAAAATTATTACTAGTTTTCTAATATTGTCAGTAATTCTAATCATACCACAAGTATACGCACAATCAGAACCAATTCCCGAAGTTAATCAAAAATCAGTACAAGTAACAATTGAAAGTGATGGAAATGTTAGTGTATTACATCAAATTAGAGATACAAATGATTCAAGAGAACTAAAATTTGTTGATGGAACAGTCTCTAATGTAGAATTCATAGATAAATTGGGAAGATATGAAGCAGTTGAAATTACACCAGGTGCAAAATCAATTGTTATCTTACCAAATCAAGGAGAAATGTTTGTAAAATATGATCTTGATGATGCATTAATTCTAAAAAACAATATTTGGTCGTTAGATTTTAGATATCTAGAAACAACAACGTTTGTGGTTCCAGAGGAAGTGAAATTATTATTTGCAAATGAAAGACCTGTTTTTTTAGAAAGTAAAAATGCGTTTACATGTCATGGATGTCAGATGCTTTTAGAATATTCAATTAATGAACCAATAAAAATTCAAACCGTGGAATGGGAAAATCAAAAATTTGTAGTTGAAATGATTACATTTGCAGAAATAGAAAACTTTCAATTTAGTCAACCTACAAAAGAAATTAGTTTCAATGTAAATCAAAGTGATCAATTTGTCACTACAGTAATTCCACTAGAATTATTGTGGGGACCATATGCAGTTTTTCTAAATGATGAAAAAACATTTTTCCATGAATATGTCAATAATGGAACTCATGTTTGGGTAAACATGAAACCTGATACTACAGGTAAAATTTCAATTATTGGTACCACTGTTGTACCTGAATTTCCAATTATTGCACCATTAGCTATAGGATTTTTGATAATTATGATGGTTCCCTTAATAAGAAAATTTAATCTCCGCTAGACCCACAAGAGCAAAAACCATATTCATCTATTCTAACATTACAAACTGCACATTTTTCTCCATAGTCTACTTCCCAAGGTTCCTTTCCAAAAAGTTTGAAATGATCATCAATTTCTATCGGAATTTCTCTTTTCTTTTCCAATGATTTGTATAGTCATTTCAACTATACATACATTATCGGAGAATAGTCATGAAAATTGAATGTGGTTGTCATTGTATAAAATGCAAAAGTACAGATCTAGAATCAAATCGAATTGGACAAATTGAAAAAGATGGATATTTTGACATGCATCATACATGTAATCAATGCAAGACACATTTTGATCATCTAGATGGACAAGTATTTTCAAAATGTGAAAAGTGCAGTTATTTTTCTAGTTAGCAATTAATTCTTCTTGAACAAAATAATGAGTTCTATTTTCTTCAGAATTTTTCATAATTTCTTTGTTTGATGCCATTTTTGCTAATGCTTTTGATACATCTAATGGACTGGCTGCCCAACCATATTCTCTAAGTTGTTGAACAGTTTCAGTTACTGTTCTTGGAGAATCAAAAAACTTGCTTGTTTCTAAAATTCTTAATTTTGATTTAATTTCATGAGATGTGATGTATTTTGGTTCATTGAATTCTGGTTCATATGCTTCTGCATCATCTAAATATTCTAATCCAAATTGTGCTGGTTGCTCAACTTGAGATGGTTTTTGGATACTTTCAGATTCATAAACTATTTTTGCTTGATTTTCAGGTAAATGATTTGATAAGTTATCAATGATTTCGCCTAATGTTTGATTATCCACATAGAAATCTCTAGAGTCAACCTCAATTTCATTTTCACCTATTTTGAGTTTAATTCTAGCCATTGACAAATAATCATTTAATTTTGATTTATTCTGTTAGCTCTAAGGAGCTTTAAGATTAGATCAAAACTTTTACACAATTTATTGGGATTTTTTTCTCTTCAGGTTAAATGTAAATTTGTAAAAACTAGTCATGGAATCATCTAAGAAAGCAGGCGTAATTGTTCTGTTTATACTTGGGATGAGTATTTTTGGATATTCACAGTACGCCTCTGCATCTCAAATTGGAGTGAGTATTAGTCAAAGTGAATTATTAGATGAAAATGATGTAGGTTCAAACTATAATGTAGAATTACAATTTGATAACCCCTCATTACTATTTCTTTCAGCAGGTGAAACTGAATTTTTTGTAATTTCTAATGATGAAATTATTGGAAAAGGTAACTTGGAATCATTTACTTTACAACCATTAGATAGTAGTTTTGTCAAAGGTACTTTCCATACCGATGTTAATTCAGATGAAGCACAATCGGTAAAAATTTCAGGTGTAACAAAATATGATATGTTAATTACATCTATTGATGTTCCATTTGTATACTATCCAACAGAAGAACAAGCAAGAGAATTTATACATCAAAATTAATTTCTCATCAAATGCTTACTGTTTTTGGTTCTACAGCACTAGATACAATTAGAACTCCAAAAAAAACATTAAAGAATGTTCTAGGAGGAGCTGCTACATTTGCAGCAATTTCAGCTAGTAATTTTGTAGATACTGGATTAATTGCAGTGGTTGGGAAAGATTTTCCAAAACCACATCATAGTACATTATCAAAATATCTTGATTTACAAGGATTGACAATCAAAGATGGGAAAACATTTCGTTATGATGGAAAATATGATAATACACTCAGTACAAGATCTACATTAAAAACTGAATTAAATGTTCTTGAAGATTTTAAAGCAACTGTTCCTGAAGCTTATAAAAAATCTCAGTTTGTATATCTGGCAAATAATGATCCAGAACAAAATACGTCATTGATTAAAGAGTTTGATAAAGTAAAATTTTCTATGTGTGATACAATAGACTTTTGGATTTCTACAAAACGTGAGGCAGTAATTAAAATGATCAAAGCAGTTGATGCAGTTGTAATTAATGATGAAGAGGCTAAACTTCTAACTAAAGAATTCAATTTGATAAAATGTGCAAAAAAAATGATGCAATGGGGTGCAAAATACGTTATAATCAAAAAAGGTGAACATGGTTCATTGATGTTTTATGATGATGTAATTTTTCCTACTGCAGGATTTTCACTAGAAGATGTCGTGGATCCTACTGGGGCAGGAGATTCATTTGCAGGAGCAATGATAGGATATCTTGCAAGTAAAAAATCTACTAAAATCTCAGATATTAAAAAAGCAGTTGTTTATGGAAATGTCTTAGGATCATTTGCAGTTGAGAGATATGGGTTAGATGGTTTACTAAAAATAAAAAATGGCGACATTGCAAAACGTGTAAAAATATATGAAAAAATGATTCGTTTCTAAAAAGACTTAAGTTTAATAATTTTCCAAAATAATTCATCATTGTCACAAGAAACATCTGAAAAAGATCGATTAGATACAATATTCAAACTTCAACAAGGTCTATCAGACATGATGAAATTAGATAGATACCCAAAAGATACTGAAGGAAGAGTTTCTGCATTATGTACAGCAATAATGCACGAAGCAGTTGAACTACAAAGAACAACCAACTGGAAATGGTGGAAAACTCCAGTTGAGTTTAACGAAGCTGAAGCTAGAGAGGAATTAATTGATATTTGGCATTTTGTTGTACAAGCATCTTTGGAACTAAAACTTACGCCTGATGATATTTTAGATGAATATAAAAAGAAAAATGAGATAAATCGTGAAAGACAGAGAACTGGATATTAAAAAATCTAAATTTGCTCTAAAATTAATTTAAAATCAGTTTGATTTATCATGTTTACAAGTTTTATATTTTCTTGAAAATATTTTATTTCTGATTTAGATACTGTAAGATAAGGATCTGGACTAGTGGAATTAATTATTTTATTATTTTGATCAACACCATTTTTGTGTAATTCAAATAAAGAATGACCAGATTTATGCCCCCAAACCTCTTTTCCACAAACAATGATTGAATTAACTTGGGGATTTTTATTTACATATTTGATAATAGAATCAATTCCTTTATTTTCTGACAATAGACGTCCTACAATTGATATTTCATTAAGAATTTTAGAATTTGCAAAATTTTTCAATAAATCTATGCTTGAAAGTGTACAGATTGCCACTGAAGATTTTGAATTACCAAGGTAAAATTCTTCATTGATAGGTAAAATGGCCTTACATAATTCACCAATAGCCTCACCTATTGCATTCATAATATTTCATGCATTGTTTTAGCAATAAATTCAATATTTTTTTGAGTTACACCTGGATGAATCGGTAAAGAGAGCACATGAGTAGATGCCCAATCAGTAACAGGAAGTTTTGTTTTTAATTTGTAAAATGGAGTTTTATGAATTGGTGTTGGATAGTATGCTGCTGCACCAATTCCTTTTTCATTTAATTTTTTTAATAATTTATTGCGTTTATCTGACGAAACTGTATAAAGATACCAATTTACATTTTCATTTTTTCTTTCAATAGGTAATTCAACTTTAAGATCAGAAATTAATTTTGTTAAAAATTTGGCATTGTTCCTTCTAGATTTTAAAAATTTGGGAAGTTTTTTCATCTGTACGGTTGCAATTGCAGCATTAATTTCTGGTAATCGTAAATTCAAACCAAATATTCTAGTATCATATCCATGTACCATTCCATGATTTCTAATCATCAATAGTTTATCACGAAGATTTTTGTTATTAGTTACAATAAAACCTCCTTCACCTGCAGTCATGACCTTAGCAGGATACATACTATAACATCCCATCTCAAAGAAAGTTCCAGTGTGTTTTCCTTTGTAAGTCGAACCCAAAGATTGAGCAGAATCTTCAATTATAGGAATATTATATTTTTTAGAAATTTCAGATAATCTTTCAATAATTGCAACATTTCCATAAAGATGAACTGGGATTATAGCACGAGTTTTTTTAGTAATTTTTTTTTCCAAATCTTCAGGATCAATAGTAAAATTTTCTTTTAAGATATCAACAAAAATTGGTTTTGCTCCAGTTGAAACAACCGCATTTGCAGTTGCTACAAATGTAAAAGAAGGAACTAAAACTTCATCACCCTTGTGGATATCAAGAGCATAAAGGGCTGCTTGTAAAGCTGCAGTGCCAGAATTCACTGCAATAGTATATTTCGAGTTTACAAAAGATGCTGCAGATCTTTCAAAATCTTGGACATGTTTTCCTCCTAAATTGGCAGATGATGTTAATGCACCATTTTTTAGAATAGATGTGACTGCAGATATCTCCTCCTTGCCTACAAGAGGAATGTTAATTGCAATTTTCAACATTATTCCTGTTTATAACTAGTCTATAAATCTCAGCAAAGAAACATGAATTTTTATATTTCAAAATTTGGCAAACGGCATCATGAAGCCGCGTCATTTAGAAAAATCAGATTCAGGCTACAAAGTCTATCTATACATTTTCTATATTTGCGGTTTCATAATGGCAGCATCATTAGTTTTTGGTGTATATGTTACTATGATAGAATGGTTAGAAAATGGAACTTATGTTATGGGTGAAGCTATTCATAATACAACAATTCCATTTGAAAATTTTGCTAGAGTATCAACTTGGATATTTTTCTCAACAATAATTGGTTGGTATTGTGTTACTAGAATAGGATGGAAAAGAACTGCAGGTGATAAAATTATTGGTACAAGAATGGCATTACTTCAATTGATGTTACTAAGTTTTTCAATTATTACACTCTATGAAGTATTATACAATTTTACTGTGTTAAATGCACAAATGACCGCAGGGATAATAGATGGAATGGTTCCAGATATTGATAAATTATCAGTGGCGTATCCAGATCCAGATAGACCATGGAATTTAGTTTTTGCAACCAAAGTATTTCTTGCAGCATTTATCATTAGTACTCATGCATTTTATCTCAGTATAAAACCTAGAAAAAGTCTTGATGAATAATAGATTTTAAAAAAACTATTTCTACTTTGTTTGATTTACAGTACTATGGGCTTATTTGGTTCTAACAAAAACGAATTAAAATGTAAAAAATGTGGAACAGTTCTACCTGATTCTGATAGATTAAAAAAACATCAAGAAAAAGCCCATAACAAGAAAAAGGAAAAATGCAGAGCTTGTGGTGCTGAATTTGATTATTCTGAAGATCTAAGAAAACATAAGAAGAATTGTAAATAAAATTTATTCAGATAATCCAGATTCATATTTTGGTTGTCTTCTCAGAGCTTTTTCAATTGAATCTAAATTTTTAATCTCATTTTTTGAATTCAATGATAAAGTTTGTATCATTTCTGAGCCTAATTGAACTGATTGTTCAGGTAATGTTTCAAGAAATTTTTCAAGGCCTTTTTTATAATTTGCAATTAATTCTAATCCCTCTTCAAGAGTCATAAACAATCTATAGATATCTAGTATTCAAACCTTCTATGTTCAAAAGAAAATTTTGAATAACTTTATACGTTTACTTCTCAAAAGTTGTTTTGATTTGGATATTACAGAAAAAGTAGATTTGATTATGAAACCACCAACTGAGGAAGTAGTAACACAAGAAGAATTAATAGAATTATTCAAAACAAATTCATCACCAAATCACTATATTGGTTTAGAGATTTCTGGATTCCTACATCTTGGCAGTCTGATAAGTACAGGTTTTAAAATTAATGATTTTGTAAAAGCAGGAGTAAAATGTAAAATATTTCTTGCAGATTGGCACACTCTGATTAATGATAAGCTAGGTGGAGATTGGGAAACAATTGAAAAAGTTTCAAAATATTATCAAGATGCTTTCAAATTAGTTTGTCCTGATGCTGAAATAATTCTTGGATCAAAATTATATGAAGAAAAAACTGAATACTGGTCTGAACTTGTTAAATTCACAAAACATATGTCAATTGCTAGAACTATGAGAACTCTAACAATTATGGGAAGATCAGAAGATGATAAAAAAATTGATGTTGCAAAGTTACTTTATCCTGCAATGCAAGCAGTTGATATTCATTCTTTAGATGTAGATATTGCGCATGCTGGAATGGATCAAAGAAAAATTCACATGCTTGTCAGAGAAATATTCCCAAAAATGAAATGGAAAGTTCCTGTTGCAGTTCATCATAAACTTTTACCAGGATTATCAAAGCCTGCAGATTCAAATAATGACAAAATAGTAGGAAAAATGAGTAAGTCAGATCCAAATTCAGGTGTGTTTATTCACAATACTGATGATGAAATTAAGAAAAAAATAAGCAAAGCATGGTGTGAAGAAGCTAATATAGAAAGTAATCCTCTACTTGAAATCTCAAGATCTGTAATCTTTCATGAATTTAATGAAATGAAAGTAGAAAGACCTGAAAAATTTGGTGGAAATGTATCCTATACTGATTATAATCAACTGGAAAAAGATTTTGCAGGAAAAAAACTACATCCAGGGGATTTGAAACAAACAGTCGGAAATTACTTGGTGGAAATAGTTTCTCCAATTAGAAATAAAATAAATCTTAGTGATGAATTGAGTGAGTCCATTAAGAAAAGTTTCTAAACTTTAAGATTAGGATTAGTTTGTTCTTCTAAATTATATTTTGATTTGTAACCTCTTGGATTAATCATCAAATCTTTGTAAGTATATGTAGATGAGTTTCCAACAATTACAGTACTAACCATGCCTAATTGTTCGGAATGATTAGGTAAATTTTCTAAATCAGTCATTACAATAGATTCAGATTCTCTAAATGCACCTTTAATGATTGCAACAGGTGTAGTTGGTTTTCTGTATTTTAAAAGAATTTTTCTTGTATCTTGTAATTGATGAGTTCTTTTTTGACTTGCAGGATTGTATATGACAAGTACAAAATCACCTTGTGCAGCTGCTTCAACTCTCTTTGAAATAACTTCCCATGGAACCAATAAATCACTCATACTTACAACTGCAAAATCACTCATCAGTGGTGAACCAATTATTGATGCACATGAATTAAGTGCTGATACGCCAGGAACAATTTCAACTTGTAAATCATCTTTAGGATTCCATCCAGATTCAGCAAGTGTTTCATAGATCAATCCTGCCATTCCATAAATTCCAGGATCACCACTTGAAACAAGTGAAACTATTTTTCCAGATTTAGCAAGATCAATACACTGGTGAGCTCTTTCAACTTCTTGAGTCATAGCATAACGATGAACAGTTTTACCTGCAATTAGATCTTGAACCAAATTAACATAAGTTTCATAACCTACAATTGTATCACTTTCGCCAATCACTTCTTTTGCTCGAAATGTCATATGATCATGATGGCCAGGTCCTACACCAACAATGTTTAGTTTACCAGTCAATTTTAAAAGAAATTTTTTTTCAAGTAATTTATCCGTTTAGTGAGATCTTATTGGAATGGATCTATAAAGGGACAATTCACTATATGATCACTGTTTGTTGGTCGTGCAATGCTTACTGATAGCATATCATCTGCTCGAAATGAATCAATATCAGATTTTGTTTCAAGAATTTTTGCAGATTCAGTATCATTCCATTCAACTAGATAAATTCTCCACATTGGACTATAGTTTTTGTCGCCAAGTGCAGCTGCAGCAATTCCGGGTTGAAATCCTAATGGACCAGAACCAATAATTCCATTTTTGAATTGGAATAAATCAACTGCTCCAGAATTAGCAATAAGATTAGCAGAACTTGGGGATGATACAACTCCCATTGATTCTGCAGGACCTGTAGGTGTTGCATCAGTAACGATATAGTAAATTGTTCTACCATCTGGACCCCATCCTCTATGAGCTACAAATGTTACAGTCATTTCTTCCTCATTAATTTCAGTTATTTGGCCACCACTGTATGACATTTCATCTGAAATTTCTTTATCAGAACGAACTATCATTTGTCCATCTGGCCAACTTATTTGAGGAGCGTTTAGTATTATTCCTGTTTCGTTGAATTCAATTCTACCACCTTCTTCAGCGACAATTACATCGTCAGCAGATGTAAATTCAATTTCTTTTTGTCCAACTTTCCATGTAACTTCAATTACAGAACTTAGTGCACTATATTCTGATTCTTGTGATGGTGTATTGGAAATAACTTCATTTTGAAATCCAAAAATTCCATCACCTTTGATTCCATTTTTAAAAATAAATAATTTTTGTAAAGTGTTTTCTGGAACATTTGCAAGTAATGGAGCAACTTCTACTTTCCATTCTTGTTTATCAGACATTATTTTTGCATAATCTTCATCACTACTATCAGTGATAATGTATAGAACTTGATTGCCTTCATAGATTCCTTTATGCATTGGAATTGTAGCTGGTACATTTGTTTTTGATAATAACGATGATGGTTCCTCTTTTTCTAATTCAATTTTTTGCATAATTACTTCTGTCGGTTGTCCTCTAATCCATCCATCAACACTTACAGTTGTAGTAAATTGTTTAGAATTAGGAGAATGCAATGCTACAGCAGCTCCTGTAAATTCAAATGATCCTGAATTTTTCTGTAGATCAATTAATGACAAACCATAAATTGTTTTTCCATCTACTGTCCAGGTAGGTTGACCTTTTGATTCTTGAGAACTAATTTCGTGTAAAACTACAATTTGTACAGGTTCACTAGAGGTAAATGTCATTGAGCCATCATATATTGTTCCTTCATTAGGAGATAGAATTAGTGCCAGTTGATGATTTTCATGTCCTTGACCTGGATCTTGAGAAGAAGTTATAGTTTCAGTAAAGTGTATTTTTTTTCTTGAACCTGCATCAACTAATTGATCAGATGTTGAAGATACAAAAATTATACCAATTGTAAAAATTCCAATTATTAACAAAGCTGGAAGTTTTTTCAATAAGTAATCTTGAGATTATTCCCTTAAATGATTTTGTCTAGTGCAAATTCATTATGTAATGCACGTACAGCTGCATTGGTATCAGAATTTTTTACAACAAATGCTAGATTAAGTTCAGAAGAACCTTGTGTAATCATTGATACATTTACTTTATTTTTCTCAATTGCACCAAAAACTTTCGAAGCAACACCCACAGTTCCTCTCATTCCTGATCCAATTAGTGCAATGATTGCAACATTTGTGGTAATATCTAATTTTTTGATAATCTTACCCAGTAATTCTAATTCTAATGCACTAACAGCTTTGTCAAGATCAGTGTTTTTGACTACAATTGTAATACTTGATTCAGATGGATTTTGTGAGATCATCATTACATTGATTCCAGCTTTTGCTAAAGTTGCAAATATTTTTGCTGCAGTTCCAGGAGTTCCAACCATACTACCTCCTTGGACATCAATTAATCCATTATTTCGTACATTACTGACACACTTTACAGTATTTTTTACAGCTGAGGATGTTGATGCTGAAACTAGAGTTCCTTCATTTTTGATATTGAAAGAATTTCTAATTTTCATTGGAATTTTCTTTGTGATTAGAGGCTCAAATGTTCGTGGATGTATTTGCTTTGCACCAAATAGAGCCATTTCAATTGCTTCAATGTATGATACTTCTTTGAGTAATTTTGCATTTTTTACAATTTTAGGATCTGCTGTCATCAATCCATCTACATCACTCATTAACCAAATCTCATCTGCTTTGATGCAAGAACCTACAATTGTTGCAGAATAATCTGAACCACCTCTACCAAAAGTAGTTACATGTCCATGTTGATCAGCACCTACAAATCCCCCTACAACAGGAATTGTTTTCTTTGAGAATAGAGCATCTACAGTTTTCGATACTCTTAATCTAGTTGTATCTATGAGTGGTTTTGATTCACCAAAGTTTGAATCAGTTACAATTCCTACTTCCTTTCCTGTAAGAGGAATTGATTTTTTTCCAGAGTCTGCAATTGCTGATGAAACTAATTTTATTGACAGCCTTTCTCCAAATGAAAATAAATAATCCATCGTTCTAGGAGTTACTTCGCCTAACAACACCATTCCATCAATTAGTGCAACAAGTTCATCAAAATCCTCATCGAATTTTGAAAGTAATTTTTTTCTTATGTCAGGTTTTTTGATTGTCTGTTTAGCTAATTGTTTATGTCTATTGGTAATTTTTGATGCAAGTTGTTCTGCTTTAGATTTGTTTTCTTTTTTTATTGATTCTGAAATTTCTATTAAATCATCTGTAGTACCACTAGTTGCAGAACATACTACAACAATTTGATGTTTCTTTGATAAATCATTGAGATGTTTAGCTACTGCTTGAATGTCTTTTGTGGCAGAAATTGATGTTCCACCATATTTTATTACAAGTCTCAATTCAAAATACCTGAACTAGTTAATCTTTAAATGCTTTAACTTTCTACGCGTGGAGCCAAGTAAAAGTGAATTCTGCCAATATTTGCGACTTTGAATTCGATTCTGAGAGGTTTTGCACTTGAAAATTCACAAGTAATTGAGCCTGCGTTTGAGCCTACAGCTTTTACTACAGGATTAAGATATTCAAGACTGTAAGTACCTTCACTGTCTTCTTTGGAAGAAATTTCTTCAATTTCTTTATCATCTTTATCTAAATCAATGACAACTTCGCCTGAATCACCTTTTCCTGAAAAATCTCCTTTTGAGTCAGATGTTTGAATAGTAAGATAATCAGATACAACTTGTACATCTCCAAGAATTTTATCAAACTTTGAAGAAGTTAAAACGATTTTTGAATCATATGGAATTTTTGGTAGTGGGGTATCAGTTGCAGAACTTTCAATTAAACGCATTTTGTATTTTTTATTTTTTCCAACTGTTACAAGCAACATATTTTGTTCAGAGATACTAATCTCTATGCTATCTTTTTTATCAGCTCTCTTGATCAGTTTTGAAAATTCGTCAATTCTTACACCGAATTTAATATCGCTATCACATTCATATTTTTCAAATGCAGAGTTTGGCCAAGAAATATCAATTAAAGCAACGTGAGAAGGATCCATTCCTCTAAAAGTAATTCCTTCTGCTGTAGCTACAAAAGTTGCTTCTTCAACCAAAGTAGAGATTGCAGATATTATAGCTTTAAGATCATCTGATCCACTAGTTTTTGCTCCAAAAGTCAAATCAATTTTCTTCTCTTTATGTACAAGTTAAACGTTATGTGTAATCACGCCAAGTGTATTTACATTTCTGACATCGATAGAATCTAGTTGTAGGTTCATCTGCACTTCTGGTTTGGAACATCCAACCTACTGCTTCATCATGACCACATTTTTCACAGTCAATTTTGACTGTTGGATTTGTGTCTTCTCCTTCATCTCCCTCAAAAGCTAACAAGGAAAAATCTGGTTCTTCTTCAGCAGGAATTTTTTTTGTGGGTTTTGATTCTCCGCCTTCAGTATATCCACATTTAGAACATTGGAGGCCTGAACCACTATTTTTTAATTTGACCTCACATTTGGGGCAAAACTTCAATCTAATTTACCTTAATTTTAGAATGGAATAGTTGGTTGAATTCTTGAGCCATTTTGATTGCTGAATCTGTTGCTTTTTTAATTTCACCGAGTGGTTTTGAACTAGAATTAACTCTCATCCAACATTCATTGGTAAGAGGATGTTTTACAATTACACCTGCAAAATCTGTACTTGATGCTTGTAGCAGCTCATGCTGAATAATGTATAAAATTCCGATATCAGTTTCGGTGATTGAAAGGCTGATTTCTTTAGGTTCAGAACTGATCACTTGTGCGTTCATGTATTCAGAAAAAGCACTTATTGCGGATATAAATCATTATGAGCGGGAACATGGCAGAAAGCAAGATTTCAGCGATCGAATTAGTAAAATCAAAGGATACCTACTCATCT is a window encoding:
- the cobJ gene encoding precorrin-3B C(17)-methyltransferase, which encodes MTGKLNIVGVGPGHHDHMTFRAKEVIGESDTIVGYETYVNLVQDLIAGKTVHRYAMTQEVERAHQCIDLAKSGKIVSLVSSGDPGIYGMAGLIYETLAESGWNPKDDLQVEIVPGVSALNSCASIIGSPLMSDFAVVSMSDLLVPWEVISKRVEAAAQGDFVLVIYNPASQKRTHQLQDTRKILLKYRKPTTPVAIIKGAFRESESIVMTDLENLPNHSEQLGMVSTVIVGNSSTYTYKDLMINPRGYKSKYNLEEQTNPNLKV
- a CDS encoding peptidylprolyl isomerase, with amino-acid sequence MATVNIETNLGKISFNLLPELAPETVRNFEKLAKDGFYDGTLFHRVIPGFMIQGGDPNTKTDNKGSWGMGGPGYNIKAEFNSRSHLRGIVSMARSQDPDSAGSQFFIVTSDSAFLDRQYTVFGEVTEGMDVADKIVNLDRDGNDCPLEKTQMIRVTVE
- a CDS encoding tyrosine--tRNA ligase; protein product: MDITEKVDLIMKPPTEEVVTQEELIELFKTNSSPNHYIGLEISGFLHLGSLISTGFKINDFVKAGVKCKIFLADWHTLINDKLGGDWETIEKVSKYYQDAFKLVCPDAEIILGSKLYEEKTEYWSELVKFTKHMSIARTMRTLTIMGRSEDDKKIDVAKLLYPAMQAVDIHSLDVDIAHAGMDQRKIHMLVREIFPKMKWKVPVAVHHKLLPGLSKPADSNNDKIVGKMSKSDPNSGVFIHNTDDEIKKKISKAWCEEANIESNPLLEISRSVIFHEFNEMKVERPEKFGGNVSYTDYNQLEKDFAGKKLHPGDLKQTVGNYLVEIVSPIRNKINLSDELSESIKKSF
- a CDS encoding DUF7482 domain-containing protein, with protein sequence MKKLPALLIIGIFTIGIIFVSSTSDQLVDAGSRKKIHFTETITSSQDPGQGHENHQLALILSPNEGTIYDGSMTFTSSEPVQIVVLHEISSQESKGQPTWTVDGKTIYGLSLIDLQKNSGSFEFTGAAVALHSPNSKQFTTTVSVDGWIRGQPTEVIMQKIELEKEEPSSLLSKTNVPATIPMHKGIYEGNQVLYIITDSSDEDYAKIMSDKQEWKVEVAPLLANVPENTLQKLFIFKNGIKGDGIFGFQNEVISNTPSQESEYSALSSVIEVTWKVGQKEIEFTSADDVIVAEEGGRIEFNETGIILNAPQISWPDGQMIVRSDKEISDEMSYSGGQITEINEEEMTVTFVAHRGWGPDGRTIYYIVTDATPTGPAESMGVVSSPSSANLIANSGAVDLFQFKNGIIGSGPLGFQPGIAAAALGDKNYSPMWRIYLVEWNDTESAKILETKSDIDSFRADDMLSVSIARPTNSDHIVNCPFIDPFQ
- a CDS encoding dUTPase; translation: MSQETSEKDRLDTIFKLQQGLSDMMKLDRYPKDTEGRVSALCTAIMHEAVELQRTTNWKWWKTPVEFNEAEAREELIDIWHFVVQASLELKLTPDDILDEYKKKNEINRERQRTGY
- a CDS encoding C2H2-type zinc finger protein; translated protein: MGLFGSNKNELKCKKCGTVLPDSDRLKKHQEKAHNKKKEKCRACGAEFDYSEDLRKHKKNCK
- a CDS encoding PfkB family carbohydrate kinase, translating into MLTVFGSTALDTIRTPKKTLKNVLGGAATFAAISASNFVDTGLIAVVGKDFPKPHHSTLSKYLDLQGLTIKDGKTFRYDGKYDNTLSTRSTLKTELNVLEDFKATVPEAYKKSQFVYLANNDPEQNTSLIKEFDKVKFSMCDTIDFWISTKREAVIKMIKAVDAVVINDEEAKLLTKEFNLIKCAKKMMQWGAKYVIIKKGEHGSLMFYDDVIFPTAGFSLEDVVDPTGAGDSFAGAMIGYLASKKSTKISDIKKAVVYGNVLGSFAVERYGLDGLLKIKNGDIAKRVKIYEKMIRF
- a CDS encoding DegT/DnrJ/EryC1/StrS family aminotransferase encodes the protein MLKIAINIPLVGKEEISAVTSILKNGALTSSANLGGKHVQDFERSAASFVNSKYTIAVNSGTAALQAALYALDIHKGDEVLVPSFTFVATANAVVSTGAKPIFVDILKENFTIDPEDLEKKITKKTRAIIPVHLYGNVAIIERLSEISKKYNIPIIEDSAQSLGSTYKGKHTGTFFEMGCYSMYPAKVMTAGEGGFIVTNNKNLRDKLLMIRNHGMVHGYDTRIFGLNLRLPEINAAIATVQMKKLPKFLKSRRNNAKFLTKLISDLKVELPIERKNENVNWYLYTVSSDKRNKLLKKLNEKGIGAAAYYPTPIHKTPFYKLKTKLPVTDWASTHVLSLPIHPGVTQKNIEFIAKTMHEIL
- a CDS encoding tetrahydromethanopterin S-methyltransferase subunit A, translating into MNAIGEAIGELCKAILPINEEFYLGNSKSSVAICTLSSIDLLKNFANSKILNEISIVGRLLSENKGIDSIIKYVNKNPQVNSIIVCGKEVWGHKSGHSLFELHKNGVDQNNKIINSTSPDPYLTVSKSEIKYFQENIKLVNMINQTDFKLILEQI